The proteins below come from a single Natrinema sp. SYSU A 869 genomic window:
- a CDS encoding ribonuclease J, which yields MEIEIATIGGYEEVGRQMTAVRAGDDIVIFDMGLNLSKVLIHDNIRTEGMHSLDLIDMGAIPDDRVMSDLEGDVKAIVPTHGHLDHIGAISKLAHRYDAPIVATPFTLELVKGELEEEGKFNTENELVKMDAGETMSIGDSGAVELEFVNVTHSIVQAINPVLHTPEGAVVYGLDKRMDHTPVIGDPIDMERFREIGREGVLCYIEDCTNANKKGRTPSENVAREHLRDVLYSMEDYDGGIVATTFSSHIARVKSLIEFARDIGRQPILLGRSMETYSGTAKQIGIDFPSDVEMVGYRQSIEQTFERIMNEGKENFLPVVTGHQGEPRATLTRMGRGETPYELEDGDKVVFSARVIPEPTNEGQRYQAEKLLRMQGARIYDDIHVSGHLCQEGHYEMLDALQPENIIPAHQDMSGFSGYVDLASNRGYKLGRDLHVTSNGNVVQLV from the coding sequence ATGGAAATTGAAATTGCGACAATCGGCGGTTATGAGGAAGTCGGCCGACAGATGACGGCTGTCCGCGCCGGTGACGACATCGTGATCTTCGACATGGGGCTCAACCTGTCGAAGGTCCTTATTCACGACAACATCCGTACCGAAGGCATGCACAGTCTCGACCTGATCGACATGGGTGCCATTCCCGACGACCGAGTCATGAGCGACCTCGAGGGCGATGTCAAAGCGATCGTCCCCACCCACGGCCACCTCGACCACATCGGTGCGATCAGCAAACTCGCACACCGGTACGACGCACCCATCGTCGCGACGCCGTTCACGCTCGAACTGGTCAAAGGCGAACTCGAGGAGGAAGGGAAGTTCAATACCGAGAACGAACTCGTCAAAATGGACGCCGGCGAAACGATGTCGATCGGCGACTCCGGGGCAGTCGAATTGGAGTTCGTCAACGTCACCCACTCGATCGTCCAAGCGATCAACCCCGTCCTCCACACGCCCGAAGGCGCAGTCGTCTACGGGCTCGACAAACGGATGGACCACACGCCCGTCATCGGCGACCCGATCGACATGGAGCGCTTCCGTGAGATCGGTCGCGAGGGCGTCCTCTGTTATATCGAGGACTGTACGAACGCGAACAAGAAGGGGCGAACGCCCTCCGAGAACGTTGCGCGCGAACACCTTCGGGACGTCCTCTACAGCATGGAGGACTACGACGGCGGTATCGTCGCCACCACCTTCTCGAGCCACATCGCCCGCGTGAAATCACTCATCGAATTCGCTCGAGACATTGGTCGCCAGCCGATTCTCCTCGGGCGTTCGATGGAAACCTACTCCGGGACCGCGAAACAGATCGGGATCGACTTCCCCTCCGACGTCGAGATGGTCGGCTACCGCCAGTCCATCGAGCAGACGTTCGAACGCATCATGAACGAAGGCAAGGAGAACTTCCTGCCCGTCGTCACCGGCCATCAAGGCGAGCCTCGCGCAACGCTCACACGAATGGGGCGCGGCGAAACGCCGTATGAACTGGAGGACGGTGACAAAGTCGTCTTCTCCGCTCGAGTGATTCCAGAGCCGACGAACGAAGGCCAGCGCTATCAGGCTGAAAAGCTACTCCGCATGCAGGGTGCACGCATCTACGACGACATTCACGTGTCCGGCCACCTCTGTCAAGAGGGCCACTACGAGATGCTCGATGCGCTGCAACCCGAAAACATCATTCCCGCCCATCAGGACATGAGCGGCTTCTCGGGATACGTTGACCTCGCCTCCAATCGCGGATACAAGCTCGGACGCGATCTCCACGTTACCTCGAACGGGAACGTCGTCCAACTGGTCTAA
- a CDS encoding helix-turn-helix transcriptional regulator, protein MDDLTGFQRDLLYVIAGADQPSGQDVKDEIETYYNSEINHGRLYPNLDTLVNKDLVEKGQLDRRTNYYEISDRGQQAIEERRKWEQQYIDE, encoded by the coding sequence ATGGACGATCTGACAGGGTTTCAACGTGACCTGCTGTACGTGATTGCAGGAGCCGATCAACCGTCGGGCCAAGACGTAAAAGACGAGATCGAGACGTATTACAACAGTGAAATTAATCACGGGCGATTATACCCCAATCTCGATACACTCGTCAATAAGGATCTCGTCGAGAAAGGACAACTCGATCGGCGAACCAACTACTACGAGATCAGCGATCGCGGCCAACAGGCTATCGAAGAGCGCCGGAAGTGGGAACAACAGTATATCGACGAGTAA
- a CDS encoding cold shock domain-containing protein produces MAKGNVDFFNDTGGYGFIETDDADDDVFFHMEDVGGPDLEEGTDIEFDIEQAPKGPRATNVTRL; encoded by the coding sequence ATGGCGAAAGGAAACGTTGATTTCTTCAACGACACAGGCGGCTACGGTTTCATTGAGACGGACGACGCAGACGATGACGTTTTCTTCCACATGGAAGACGTTGGCGGTCCGGACCTCGAAGAAGGTACAGACATCGAATTCGATATTGAACAGGCCCCCAAGGGCCCCCGCGCCACCAACGTCACCCGCCTGTAA